A genomic stretch from Shewanella woodyi ATCC 51908 includes:
- the pheS gene encoding phenylalanine--tRNA ligase subunit alpha, whose protein sequence is MSQLTEIVEQALAAIEGTDDLKALDEIRVDYLGKKGKITDMMKMMGKLSPAEKPAFGQAVNQAKQAVQKHLSERVEGLKAAELQATLAAESIDVTLPGRRIDNGGLHPVTRTIERIETFFGELGFSVKEGPEIEDDFHNFDALNISEHHPARADHDTFYFNPKVMLRTQTSGVQIRTMENEKPPLRIISPGRVYRNDYDQTHTPMFHQVEGLLVAENVNFAELKGILHDFLRNFFEEDLQVRFRPSYFPFTEPSAEVDVMGKNGKWLEVLGCGMVHPNVLRSVGIDPEKYSGFAFGMGVERLSMLRYGVNDLRSFFENDLRFLKQFK, encoded by the coding sequence ATGTCACAGTTAACAGAGATCGTAGAACAGGCTTTAGCCGCCATTGAAGGGACGGATGATCTAAAAGCCCTTGATGAAATTCGTGTCGATTACCTAGGTAAGAAAGGTAAAATCACTGACATGATGAAGATGATGGGCAAGCTTAGTCCTGCCGAAAAACCAGCGTTTGGACAAGCGGTTAATCAGGCAAAACAGGCTGTTCAAAAGCACCTGTCTGAGCGTGTAGAGGGGCTAAAAGCTGCCGAACTGCAGGCGACTCTTGCCGCTGAAAGCATAGATGTCACACTGCCGGGTCGTCGTATCGACAATGGTGGTTTGCACCCTGTGACACGTACCATTGAACGAATTGAAACTTTTTTCGGTGAACTTGGCTTTAGTGTCAAAGAGGGACCGGAGATCGAAGATGACTTCCATAACTTCGATGCGCTTAATATTTCAGAGCATCATCCAGCTCGTGCCGATCATGACACCTTTTATTTTAACCCTAAGGTGATGCTACGTACCCAAACTTCTGGTGTACAGATCCGTACTATGGAAAATGAAAAACCGCCATTGCGTATTATCTCTCCAGGCCGTGTGTATCGTAACGATTACGATCAAACACACACACCTATGTTCCATCAGGTTGAAGGTCTATTGGTTGCTGAAAACGTGAACTTTGCAGAGCTGAAAGGTATCTTGCACGATTTCCTACGCAACTTTTTTGAAGAAGATCTGCAGGTGCGTTTCCGTCCATCATATTTCCCGTTTACTGAGCCATCAGCTGAAGTGGATGTCATGGGGAAAAATGGTAAATGGTTAGAAGTGTTAGGTTGTGGCATGGTTCACCCTAATGTACTTCGTAGTGTTGGTATTGATCCTGAAAAATATTCTGGATTTGCTTTTGGTATGGGCGTTGAACGTCTCTCTATGTTGCGCTATGGCGTTAACGATCTACGTTCATTCTTTGAAAATGACCTACGTTTTCTCAAGCAATTTAAATAA
- the pheT gene encoding phenylalanine--tRNA ligase subunit beta: MKFSESWLREWVNPNISRDELSHQITMAGLEVDGVDGVAGEFSGVIVGEVVECGQHPDADKLRVTKINVGQDELIDIVCGASNCRLGIKVAVAMVGAVLPGNFKIKKAKLRGEPSFGMLCSYGELGIDIESDGILELPSDAPLGTDLREYLSLDDAVIDVDLTANRADCLGMAGLAREVGVLNRQAVTEPTWEAVVPSIDDSVQVDLQAPASCARYLGRVVKNINVKAQTPLWMQEKLRRSGIRSIDPIVDITNYVLIEFGQPMHAFDLAKLEGDIQVRMGNGAEKLTLLDGNEITVPADSLVISDEKKPLALAGVFGGEFSGVGAETQDIMLECAYFAPLAILGKTRRLGLHTDSSHRFERGVDPELQHKVMDRATRLVLDICGGEAGPVCEAKSEENLPKPVGITLRRSKLDRILGHHISDAEVTEILQRLGFNVAVSEGQWEVVTATYRFDMAIEEDLIEEVARIYGYNNIPNTAPIASLSMPDHKESDISLKRVRSMLVSRGFQEAITYSFVDPKMQALVHPEQEAMILPNPISVEMSAMRLSTLTGLLSAVGYNQSRQQNRVRLFESGLRFVPDENADSGVRQQAMLGAVISGAQNDEHWSMESKTVDFFDLKGDLEAILGLTVSDEEFTFRSAAHPALHPGQCAEILRNDRVIGVIGAVHPSLEKPFGLNGKTIVFELELDALLHARLPLAQTVSKFPANRRDIAILVDEEVFAGDVVKMIRKVGQNQLVGINLFDVYQGKGVEPGQKSLAIALTLQDNTRTLEEKEIAEMVDSVVDALKTEFNALLRD; encoded by the coding sequence ATGAAATTTAGTGAATCTTGGCTTCGTGAGTGGGTCAATCCAAACATTAGCCGTGACGAGTTGTCACATCAAATTACGATGGCTGGTCTAGAGGTCGATGGCGTAGATGGTGTTGCCGGTGAGTTCTCTGGCGTTATCGTTGGTGAAGTTGTCGAGTGCGGTCAACATCCTGACGCCGATAAATTACGCGTGACTAAGATTAATGTCGGTCAAGATGAGTTAATCGACATTGTCTGTGGTGCATCTAACTGTCGTCTTGGCATCAAAGTGGCTGTGGCTATGGTTGGTGCTGTACTGCCGGGTAATTTTAAGATCAAGAAAGCCAAACTGCGTGGCGAGCCATCTTTTGGCATGCTTTGCTCTTATGGTGAGTTAGGTATCGATATTGAAAGTGATGGTATTTTAGAGTTGCCATCAGATGCTCCTCTTGGTACCGATCTTCGTGAGTACCTAAGTCTTGATGATGCGGTTATCGACGTTGATTTAACGGCTAACCGTGCCGATTGTCTTGGTATGGCTGGACTTGCCCGTGAAGTGGGTGTACTTAATCGCCAAGCGGTAACTGAGCCAACATGGGAAGCGGTTGTTCCCTCGATTGATGACAGTGTTCAGGTAGATCTTCAGGCACCAGCATCATGTGCTCGCTATTTAGGCCGAGTTGTTAAGAACATCAATGTGAAGGCTCAAACCCCACTTTGGATGCAGGAAAAACTGCGTCGTAGTGGCATTCGCTCTATCGATCCTATCGTTGATATTACCAATTACGTGTTGATTGAGTTTGGTCAGCCGATGCATGCCTTTGATCTTGCAAAACTTGAGGGTGACATTCAAGTACGTATGGGAAATGGCGCTGAGAAGCTCACACTGCTCGATGGTAACGAGATCACGGTTCCAGCGGACAGTTTAGTCATCAGTGACGAAAAGAAGCCTCTAGCGCTTGCTGGGGTGTTTGGAGGTGAATTCTCTGGTGTTGGTGCTGAAACTCAAGATATTATGCTGGAATGTGCGTATTTTGCGCCACTTGCTATTTTGGGTAAGACTCGCCGTTTAGGTTTGCATACTGACTCATCGCATCGTTTTGAGCGTGGTGTTGACCCAGAGTTGCAACATAAAGTGATGGATCGTGCCACGCGTCTAGTGCTTGACATCTGTGGTGGTGAAGCGGGTCCTGTCTGTGAAGCTAAGTCAGAAGAGAACCTGCCTAAGCCAGTTGGGATCACACTGCGCCGCAGCAAGTTAGACCGTATTTTAGGCCATCATATCAGCGATGCTGAAGTGACAGAGATTCTTCAACGCCTAGGTTTCAATGTCGCGGTAAGCGAAGGCCAATGGGAAGTGGTAACAGCAACTTACCGTTTTGATATGGCTATCGAAGAGGATTTGATTGAAGAGGTGGCTCGTATCTACGGATATAACAATATCCCTAACACGGCCCCCATTGCTTCTTTGAGCATGCCTGATCATAAAGAATCAGATATCAGCTTAAAGCGAGTTCGTAGCATGTTGGTGTCTCGTGGTTTCCAAGAAGCTATCACCTACAGCTTCGTTGATCCTAAGATGCAGGCACTGGTTCATCCAGAGCAAGAAGCGATGATTTTACCAAATCCTATCTCAGTTGAGATGTCGGCAATGCGCCTATCAACACTAACTGGTCTGTTGAGTGCGGTAGGGTATAACCAAAGTCGTCAGCAGAATCGTGTTCGCCTTTTTGAATCTGGATTACGCTTTGTTCCAGACGAAAATGCTGATTCTGGCGTGCGTCAGCAGGCGATGTTAGGTGCGGTTATTTCTGGTGCTCAAAACGACGAACATTGGTCAATGGAGTCAAAAACTGTCGACTTTTTCGACCTTAAGGGTGATCTTGAGGCAATTCTCGGCTTGACAGTATCCGACGAAGAATTTACTTTTAGATCAGCAGCGCACCCAGCGTTACATCCGGGGCAATGTGCTGAAATATTAAGGAATGATAGAGTAATCGGTGTTATTGGTGCAGTACATCCTAGTTTAGAGAAGCCTTTCGGACTCAATGGTAAAACAATTGTTTTTGAACTTGAATTAGATGCTTTGTTGCATGCACGTCTTCCGCTAGCCCAGACTGTATCTAAGTTTCCTGCCAATCGTCGAGACATCGCCATCTTAGTTGATGAGGAAGTTTTCGCCGGTGATGTTGTAAAAATGATAAGAAAAGTTGGCCAAAATCAGTTGGTTGGCATAAACTTATTTGACGTATACCAGGGTAAAGGTGTTGAGCCGGGCCAAAAAAGCCTAGCGATTGCACTTACATTACAAGACAACACTCGTACACTTGAAGAGAAAGAGATAGCTGAGATGGTTGATTCAGTTGTTGACGCTCTTAAGACCGAGTTCAACGCATTGTTGAGGGATTAA
- the ihfA gene encoding integration host factor subunit alpha, with protein sequence MALTKAEMAEHLFETLGINKRVAKEMVEAFFEEIRQALESGEQVKLSGFGNFDLRDKNQRPGRNPKTGEDIPISARRVVTFRPGQKLKSRVEEANAK encoded by the coding sequence ATGGCACTTACCAAAGCCGAAATGGCAGAGCATCTTTTTGAAACACTTGGGATTAACAAGCGTGTGGCTAAGGAGATGGTAGAGGCATTTTTCGAAGAAATTCGTCAAGCACTCGAAAGTGGTGAGCAGGTCAAGTTATCTGGCTTTGGCAACTTTGACCTTAGAGATAAGAATCAAAGACCGGGAAGGAACCCGAAAACAGGCGAAGATATTCCAATCTCTGCGCGCCGAGTAGTAACGTTCCGACCTGGACAGAAGCTTAAAAGCCGAGTCGAAGAGGCTAACGCTAAGTAA
- the lpxM gene encoding lauroyl-Kdo(2)-lipid IV(A) myristoyltransferase (LpxM is lauroyl-Kdo(2)-lipid IV(A) myristoyltransferase, an enzyme characterized in Escherichia coli and involved in biosynthesis of the form of lipid A found in that species and some closely related species.) — protein sequence MSRKPKYFNRSFHASLLHPKYWLTWIGILILVIFGLMPAWFRDPLARLLAKLVMKIAKKPLSVARVNLTTCFPDKSSDEIEALIKDNVENFVMILLAQSELLVRSKANIIRRVNLHGFEHVTRAREAGQPVIFIMPHVWGIEYAGLRLNLELSMVSMAKAHRNGLFNWFNNRMRSSQGGNIYMREAGIRALLSELKNDNSFFYLPDEDLGPDKSVFAPFLGTVKATLPVVGRLAQAGNAQVLPVKIGYDQTSRRYELTVMPAISPDEMQGKENEAIALNKAVEQVIQAYPEQYMWFLKVLKTRPEGESPLY from the coding sequence TTGTCGAGAAAACCTAAGTATTTTAATCGAAGTTTTCATGCTTCCTTACTGCACCCCAAATATTGGCTAACCTGGATAGGGATCCTAATCTTAGTGATTTTTGGTCTTATGCCTGCTTGGTTTCGCGACCCTTTAGCCAGACTTTTGGCTAAGTTGGTGATGAAAATAGCAAAAAAACCACTATCTGTTGCCCGTGTTAATTTAACGACCTGTTTTCCAGATAAGTCTAGCGATGAAATTGAGGCATTAATTAAAGATAATGTCGAAAATTTTGTGATGATCTTACTTGCCCAATCTGAGCTGTTAGTGCGCTCTAAAGCGAATATTATTCGTCGAGTAAATCTACATGGTTTCGAACATGTCACCCGTGCCCGTGAAGCTGGACAGCCTGTTATCTTTATCATGCCTCATGTTTGGGGAATAGAGTATGCTGGCTTAAGGCTGAATCTGGAACTGTCTATGGTGAGTATGGCTAAAGCCCACCGTAATGGCTTATTTAACTGGTTTAACAACCGGATGCGAAGTAGCCAAGGCGGTAATATCTATATGCGTGAGGCGGGAATAAGAGCACTACTATCAGAACTTAAAAATGATAATAGTTTCTTCTATTTGCCCGATGAAGATCTTGGTCCTGATAAAAGTGTGTTTGCGCCATTTTTGGGAACAGTGAAAGCAACCTTGCCCGTTGTTGGACGTTTAGCACAAGCCGGTAATGCACAAGTTTTGCCAGTAAAGATAGGCTATGATCAAACATCTCGCCGTTATGAGTTAACTGTTATGCCTGCTATCTCTCCCGATGAGATGCAGGGAAAAGAGAATGAGGCAATAGCACTGAATAAGGCGGTAGAGCAGGTGATTCAAGCCTACCCTGAACAGTATATGTGGTTTCTCAAAGTGTTGAAGACTCGACCCGAAGGTGAGTCACCTCTTTACTAG
- a CDS encoding YncE family protein, which translates to MKVKSLLLSVVLFSGVGVVAGASYTEIEQGKVAVANRASGTVSIINAQTDTVVSTLQLPASSATPEPMYVVYKENRLYVGDRANNRIVVYDSFGFNLLSTISTGQGVFHMWAAKNAQMLLVNNDIDKTVTVIDTNSLSVLNTLSLPADLIEQGFKPHDVFVSDNGRSAFVSLVGGGSGDDYVIKLSIKHNRELARKKVGGDPHLFISPLKRKTLYVPSQESGTVLALNTKNLATRYQLDVPNAHGIFAQERRLYVTNIADGGSQGLYTIDAKRRHIIDTDNAPYGAPHNITVTANGKKIYVTHSGATQNKVSVFETVPGVALPSFSTEVTVEGNPFGLAYIPH; encoded by the coding sequence ATGAAGGTTAAATCTCTTTTACTCTCAGTAGTACTATTCAGTGGAGTGGGTGTGGTGGCTGGTGCATCATACACAGAAATAGAGCAGGGAAAAGTCGCTGTTGCTAATCGCGCTTCAGGTACGGTTTCAATCATTAATGCTCAGACTGATACCGTCGTTAGCACATTACAGTTGCCAGCCTCTAGCGCAACGCCGGAACCCATGTATGTTGTTTATAAAGAGAATCGTCTTTATGTGGGGGACAGGGCAAATAATCGTATTGTTGTTTATGACAGTTTTGGCTTCAATCTACTCAGTACCATTTCGACGGGACAGGGTGTATTTCATATGTGGGCAGCAAAAAATGCTCAAATGCTGCTTGTAAATAATGATATAGATAAAACTGTTACCGTTATTGATACCAATTCATTAAGCGTCTTAAATACGCTTTCTTTACCGGCAGATCTTATAGAGCAAGGCTTTAAACCCCATGACGTGTTTGTTTCTGACAATGGCCGATCTGCTTTTGTGAGTTTAGTTGGTGGAGGAAGTGGTGATGACTATGTGATTAAACTATCGATTAAGCATAACCGTGAGCTTGCCCGTAAAAAAGTGGGCGGAGATCCGCATCTATTTATCTCTCCATTGAAGCGCAAGACCCTCTATGTGCCTTCTCAAGAGAGCGGTACTGTACTGGCATTAAACACCAAAAATCTTGCAACTCGTTACCAACTTGATGTGCCAAACGCTCACGGAATATTTGCTCAAGAGCGCCGTCTCTACGTGACCAACATTGCAGATGGTGGTTCACAAGGACTCTATACCATAGATGCCAAAAGAAGGCATATTATCGACACGGATAACGCGCCTTATGGTGCGCCGCACAATATTACTGTGACTGCTAATGGGAAAAAAATCTATGTGACTCACTCTGGTGCAACTCAAAATAAGGTGAGCGTATTTGAAACTGTTCCAGGAGTGGCATTACCTAGCTTCTCCACTGAAGTGACCGTTGAGGGCAATCCATTTGGCTTAGCTTATATTCCTCATTAA
- a CDS encoding DUF4410 domain-containing protein, with product MKKTITHLLSLSLMITFLTACGAAHVRTEKSSSDLHQYKNIYLGKVDIHSQEEAAKTNEELQLKMVEWEGFARTELKNYVEKSEYTLVDTLDNKDTTLAVDLDIDLVYGNRAARYFGGFGAGKGSVDSVLKVTDPKTQEVKFHAVAESDLSVGAFGGSMESVLKTNIQKLIEQYPRAAKQ from the coding sequence ATGAAAAAAACAATCACACACCTCTTGTCTCTCTCTTTAATGATCACTTTTTTAACAGCCTGTGGCGCTGCACACGTTAGAACAGAAAAAAGCTCAAGTGATCTACATCAGTACAAGAATATCTATTTAGGCAAGGTTGATATTCACTCACAGGAGGAAGCGGCAAAAACCAATGAAGAGCTGCAGCTTAAGATGGTTGAATGGGAAGGTTTTGCTCGCACAGAGCTAAAAAACTACGTTGAAAAAAGTGAGTACACTTTAGTCGACACCTTAGACAATAAAGACACCACTTTAGCCGTCGACCTTGATATTGACCTTGTTTACGGTAACAGAGCTGCGCGCTACTTCGGTGGTTTTGGCGCAGGTAAAGGCTCTGTAGACTCAGTGCTTAAAGTTACCGATCCTAAGACCCAAGAGGTAAAATTTCACGCTGTAGCGGAAAGCGATCTCTCAGTCGGAGCCTTCGGTGGCAGCATGGAGAGTGTATTGAAGACCAACATACAGAAGTTGATTGAGCAGTACCCAAGAGCCGCTAAGCAGTAG
- a CDS encoding paraquat-inducible protein A, with the protein MIIKNIESNVSGEREVCHECDLNVVIPSLRVNQKAVCPRCGYLLSAKRANSLERILALSITALIFLLASTLFDFISFKSSGLENNIKMLDSVGILIDSGYTALAIIELVTVFFIPAFVLLSLIYLLSFLINGRYPRKGHRLMEIIFKLIPWNMVEIFLVGTLVSLIKIISLADIILGPSFFAFILFSVSMTAALLHIDRRYLFQALDSRYTENTKASTSVKQGEPAVNESLVHHVDPSLSIQKTWALIITSILLYIPANTLPIMNTRLLGQDDPSTIIGGVILLWHHGSYPIAMVIFVASIMVPIAKILVLIWLNYSVQTNSMKLEHQRIILYRIAEFVGRWSMIDIFVVIILASLVQLGNTMSIVPGAATFAFSGVVVVTMLAAMSFEPKLIYNYKSAYENRSTS; encoded by the coding sequence ATGATAATTAAGAATATAGAATCAAATGTTTCGGGTGAAAGGGAAGTTTGCCATGAGTGTGACCTGAATGTTGTTATTCCAAGTTTAAGGGTAAATCAAAAAGCAGTCTGCCCTCGTTGTGGTTATCTGTTATCGGCTAAACGTGCAAACTCCCTAGAGCGCATTTTAGCGCTCTCAATCACCGCATTAATATTTTTGTTAGCATCAACACTCTTTGACTTTATCTCTTTTAAATCAAGTGGTTTGGAAAATAACATTAAGATGTTGGACAGTGTCGGTATTTTGATCGACAGTGGTTATACGGCATTGGCCATTATTGAGCTTGTTACCGTATTTTTTATTCCTGCTTTTGTACTACTTAGCTTGATCTATCTGCTCTCTTTTCTCATTAATGGCCGCTACCCGCGGAAAGGGCATCGGCTTATGGAGATCATATTCAAATTGATCCCTTGGAATATGGTTGAGATATTTTTGGTGGGCACCTTGGTGAGCTTAATTAAGATAATCTCACTTGCGGATATTATCTTAGGCCCCTCATTTTTCGCTTTTATTTTGTTCTCGGTTTCCATGACTGCTGCTTTGCTGCATATCGATAGGCGCTATCTATTTCAGGCTTTAGACTCGAGATATACAGAGAATACTAAAGCATCAACATCAGTGAAGCAGGGGGAGCCTGCAGTTAACGAGAGTCTTGTTCATCATGTGGATCCTAGTTTGTCAATCCAGAAAACTTGGGCCTTGATTATCACCTCTATCTTGCTCTATATCCCTGCGAATACACTGCCAATCATGAATACTCGATTACTAGGGCAAGACGATCCTAGCACCATCATTGGAGGAGTGATTTTATTGTGGCATCACGGCTCTTATCCTATTGCTATGGTGATCTTTGTTGCCAGCATCATGGTGCCAATAGCCAAGATATTGGTGCTTATCTGGTTAAATTACAGTGTGCAAACCAATTCGATGAAACTCGAGCATCAAAGGATCATACTTTATCGCATCGCTGAGTTTGTTGGCCGCTGGTCCATGATTGATATCTTTGTGGTGATTATTCTGGCAAGCCTAGTCCAGTTAGGAAACACCATGAGTATTGTTCCTGGGGCTGCGACTTTTGCTTTCTCTGGCGTTGTGGTTGTAACCATGTTGGCAGCAATGAGTTTTGAACCGAAATTAATTTATAACTATAAGAGTGCTTATGAAAACAGATCAACAAGTTGA
- the pqiB gene encoding intermembrane transport protein PqiB, producing MKTDQQVDADVKQVRGISAIWFVPIVALLIGGWMVYYHWSNQGPVVTLFFESAEGMEAGKTKIKSRHVNIGEVESITLNDAGDGVTVTARLAKNSEKMLVEDSNFWIVTPKISLSGVSGLDTLISGVYIEIAPGKSDEPMDEFTALDSAPITPIGTPGLHITLNSDEEFAYSKGDPIIYKGLTVGQIEDVYFNIDERVVYYNAFIKSPYHELVTSNTRFWDVSGLTVDLNAEGISVKTGNVETMLTNGVTFDVPDGMPLGDKITERDYFDIFNDYQSASNARYKHSLQYVVFVSDSIRGLNVGAPVEYRGVLIGQVASVNLATADPNVMYNEAIRIPVLISLHPGRVGLPDNEQGINLMNEQNMHWVKSGLRASLKTGNLLTGSLFVELQHYDMPAIDHIETYEGYAVIPTVKDEFSQIAGKLGQFVDKLNQLPLDEIAGNANGTLVNASVLLKDLQGTNQSLDKLLISADQQELIRELRLTLENVSLLTQDFSEGSEGYEELEEAMKSISDVMYELKPLLEQLKHQPNGLIFDSGTKNYEPKKHSGANQ from the coding sequence ATGAAAACAGATCAACAAGTTGATGCAGATGTTAAGCAAGTAAGAGGCATTTCTGCTATCTGGTTTGTGCCCATCGTTGCCTTGCTCATTGGTGGTTGGATGGTCTATTACCACTGGAGTAATCAAGGCCCTGTAGTGACGCTCTTTTTTGAGTCTGCTGAGGGGATGGAAGCGGGTAAAACCAAGATTAAGTCTCGGCATGTGAATATCGGTGAAGTGGAAAGTATTACCCTTAATGATGCTGGCGATGGGGTGACGGTGACTGCAAGGCTTGCTAAAAACAGTGAGAAGATGCTGGTAGAGGACAGCAACTTCTGGATTGTGACACCCAAAATATCCCTTTCAGGGGTTTCAGGTTTAGATACATTGATTTCGGGCGTATATATTGAGATTGCACCAGGGAAATCTGATGAGCCTATGGATGAGTTCACTGCATTAGATTCCGCACCTATTACACCCATTGGGACACCAGGATTGCACATAACACTTAATAGTGATGAGGAGTTTGCCTACTCTAAGGGAGACCCGATCATCTACAAAGGGCTAACAGTAGGTCAGATTGAGGATGTCTATTTTAATATTGATGAGCGGGTTGTCTATTACAACGCCTTTATCAAATCTCCCTACCATGAGCTAGTGACAAGCAATACTCGCTTTTGGGATGTGAGTGGGTTGACAGTGGATCTCAACGCTGAGGGGATATCGGTTAAAACGGGCAATGTGGAAACCATGTTAACCAATGGCGTGACCTTTGATGTTCCAGATGGGATGCCGCTAGGTGATAAGATCACCGAGCGGGATTATTTCGATATTTTTAATGACTATCAAAGTGCCAGTAACGCACGTTATAAGCATTCACTCCAGTATGTGGTGTTTGTCAGCGACAGTATCAGAGGGCTAAATGTGGGGGCTCCGGTTGAATATCGTGGTGTACTCATCGGCCAAGTTGCCTCGGTAAATTTAGCCACGGCAGATCCTAATGTGATGTATAACGAAGCGATCCGCATTCCAGTGCTAATAAGCTTACACCCAGGGCGAGTGGGGCTACCAGATAATGAGCAAGGCATTAACTTGATGAATGAGCAGAATATGCACTGGGTGAAGAGCGGTTTGCGAGCCAGTTTAAAAACGGGAAACTTACTGACAGGCAGCTTGTTTGTTGAATTACAGCACTATGATATGCCCGCCATTGACCATATTGAAACCTATGAAGGTTACGCTGTTATTCCTACGGTGAAAGATGAGTTCTCTCAAATTGCGGGTAAGTTAGGGCAGTTTGTCGATAAGTTGAATCAGCTACCACTGGACGAGATAGCAGGCAATGCGAACGGTACTTTGGTTAATGCTTCAGTGTTACTCAAAGATCTGCAAGGCACCAATCAGAGTTTGGATAAACTGCTTATCAGTGCTGATCAGCAGGAGCTTATTAGGGAGTTAAGGCTCACGCTGGAAAATGTCTCCTTACTGACACAAGATTTTTCTGAGGGGTCAGAAGGTTACGAGGAGCTAGAGGAGGCGATGAAGAGTATCTCCGATGTAATGTATGAACTTAAACCTCTGCTTGAACAGTTAAAACACCAGCCAAATGGGCTTATCTTTGACTCTGGTACAAAAAATTATGAACCGAAAAAACATTCAGGGGCTAATCAATGA
- a CDS encoding PqiC family protein, with amino-acid sequence MIIKNIIPITLLAISPFLGGCSASSESDMTSYYMLNNPASSGVAQAVHSKDKAKQRVLLSLEVADYLSSPYLVMQMDEHKIHYATFHMWAEPLTDSIFNSLLHDLNAMSDTEIFVPALRRDQDSQQTHLSVSIDYFHVTSQSKVILSGSYEYQGGHRNFSFEATMQEDGYSHSVALMRALMQKLAKQISST; translated from the coding sequence ATGATAATTAAAAATATTATCCCAATCACGCTTCTCGCTATTAGTCCATTTTTAGGCGGATGCAGTGCAAGTTCTGAGTCAGATATGACCAGTTATTATATGTTGAATAACCCAGCCTCCTCTGGTGTTGCCCAAGCGGTGCACAGTAAAGATAAAGCTAAACAGAGGGTGTTACTGTCATTGGAAGTCGCTGATTATCTGAGTTCCCCCTATCTGGTGATGCAGATGGATGAGCATAAAATTCACTATGCTACGTTTCATATGTGGGCTGAGCCATTAACCGATAGTATTTTCAATTCGCTTTTACATGATCTCAATGCCATGAGTGATACAGAGATATTTGTGCCTGCACTAAGACGAGATCAAGATTCACAGCAAACTCACTTGAGTGTGTCGATTGATTATTTTCATGTGACTAGTCAATCTAAAGTCATTCTATCTGGTAGCTATGAGTATCAGGGCGGCCACCGGAACTTCTCTTTTGAAGCGACGATGCAAGAGGATGGTTACTCACACTCAGTGGCTTTGATGAGAGCGCTGATGCAAAAACTGGCCAAGCAGATAAGTTCAACTTGA